From Chryseobacterium joostei, the proteins below share one genomic window:
- a CDS encoding GYDIA family GHMP kinase: protein MNAIFSPGKLMLTSEYFAIDGALVLAVPTKLGQEFFFDEKDDERSLIFWQALHQDKHWLTAVIDYKKWQILETNIPSSAEFILKTLKNVQQLSTTKFKNNLTYHLKTNLQFPADFGLGSSSTLMNNLAEWAEIDPFHLNTISLGGSGYDIAVAKEKSAILFQSKPEIKVEKVNFNPSFKNELIFIHLNQKQDSREGINLYKSKIKSPELVNEFSDITKKILLCDELEKFSELMMIHERKIADFLEISTVKEKIFSDCPSFVKSLGAWGGDFVMSAKFGGFKDYFWEKGFTTIFEWSNIIDL from the coding sequence ATGAACGCGATATTTTCACCGGGAAAGCTTATGCTTACTTCAGAATATTTCGCAATCGATGGAGCTCTTGTCTTAGCGGTACCTACCAAGCTGGGACAAGAGTTTTTTTTTGACGAAAAAGATGATGAAAGATCTCTGATTTTTTGGCAAGCTCTCCATCAAGATAAACATTGGTTAACCGCTGTCATAGATTATAAAAAATGGCAGATTCTGGAAACCAATATTCCATCAAGCGCTGAATTTATCTTAAAAACATTAAAGAATGTTCAGCAGCTTTCTACTACCAAATTCAAAAACAATCTTACCTACCATTTAAAGACAAATCTTCAGTTTCCTGCTGATTTCGGCCTTGGAAGCAGTTCTACTTTAATGAACAACCTTGCAGAATGGGCTGAAATAGATCCTTTTCACTTAAATACCATCAGTTTGGGAGGCAGCGGATACGATATTGCCGTTGCAAAGGAGAAATCTGCCATTCTTTTTCAAAGCAAGCCTGAGATTAAGGTTGAAAAGGTAAACTTTAATCCTTCCTTTAAAAATGAATTGATTTTTATCCACTTAAATCAAAAGCAAGATAGCAGAGAAGGAATCAATCTTTACAAATCCAAAATTAAGTCTCCGGAACTCGTTAACGAATTTTCAGATATCACAAAGAAAATTTTATTATGCGATGAATTGGAAAAATTTTCTGAATTAATGATGATTCATGAGCGTAAAATTGCTGATTTTCTTGAAATTTCCACAGTTAAAGAAAAAATATTCTCAGACTGTCCTTCTTTCGTCAAAAGTTTGGGCGCTTGGGGTGGAGATTTTGTGATGAGTGCCAAATTTGGGGGCTTTAAAGACTATTTTTGGGAGAAAGGTTTTACCACCATTTTTGAATGGTCAAATATAATTGATTTATAA
- a CDS encoding RagB/SusD family nutrient uptake outer membrane protein yields the protein MKKLKYVSLALIGLWSLTSCESELDTAPTDQANSVEVFKTAENAETVINGTWAKFNNDGTTFANIGYSTVLRASDAMGSDVAVLTNKYGFASTYGFTEMVNNTLGRPLFIWTMLYSTINNMNNVIARIDGTEGSQEKKDQVKGQAKALRAFCYLNIASFYQFSYLKDKTALTAPIYTEPSSTSTGGKKKSSLEDIYALIKSDLTDADNLLKNYTRNNKDKINRNVVNGILARVYLNTGEWSKASAAAKIAKEGFTLMAPEKYKEGFNDINNVEWIWGHAQTQEQSDASYAFHYLDVSSSGSYYYSFMADPFFKNLFDTNDIRSQLFSWDGLPAREGLLRYAKFKFKPNLIADIVYMRAAEMYLIEAESEARNGNPAQAVAILNQLRSARNANVYSGPLAQNDVVNEILIERRKELFGEGFALSDIIRTQGTVERKPFVDADGKPIKVQITTPNGTIKTVDGRGHSIFDLPNKKAFTPNSNYYLFSIPQKEIENNPNL from the coding sequence ATGAAAAAATTAAAATATGTATCTCTTGCTCTAATAGGATTATGGTCGCTAACAAGCTGTGAAAGTGAATTGGATACGGCTCCAACTGATCAGGCTAATAGTGTAGAGGTTTTTAAAACAGCAGAAAATGCTGAAACAGTTATCAACGGAACCTGGGCGAAATTTAACAATGATGGGACCACTTTTGCTAATATTGGATATTCAACTGTTTTAAGAGCAAGTGATGCTATGGGGAGTGATGTTGCAGTGCTTACCAATAAATATGGTTTCGCCTCTACTTATGGTTTTACGGAAATGGTCAACAATACATTAGGTCGGCCGTTGTTTATCTGGACCATGCTTTATTCCACCATCAATAATATGAATAATGTTATTGCAAGAATAGACGGAACAGAGGGTAGCCAGGAAAAAAAGGATCAGGTGAAAGGCCAGGCAAAAGCATTACGTGCTTTTTGTTATCTAAATATTGCAAGCTTTTACCAATTCAGTTACCTTAAGGATAAAACGGCTTTAACGGCTCCTATTTATACAGAACCATCATCTACAAGTACAGGAGGAAAGAAAAAATCCAGTCTGGAAGATATTTATGCTTTAATTAAAAGTGATCTTACAGATGCCGATAATTTATTGAAAAACTATACGAGAAATAATAAAGATAAAATCAACCGAAACGTAGTAAACGGAATTTTAGCAAGGGTTTATCTGAATACAGGGGAATGGAGCAAAGCTTCTGCTGCGGCAAAAATTGCAAAAGAAGGATTTACGTTAATGGCTCCGGAAAAGTATAAGGAAGGTTTTAATGATATTAACAATGTAGAGTGGATCTGGGGGCATGCACAAACTCAGGAACAATCAGACGCGAGTTATGCATTCCACTACTTGGATGTATCTTCATCAGGAAGTTATTATTACAGTTTTATGGCGGATCCTTTCTTTAAAAATTTGTTTGATACCAATGATATCAGATCCCAGTTATTCTCATGGGATGGTCTTCCGGCAAGAGAGGGATTGCTGAGATATGCTAAATTTAAATTTAAACCTAATCTTATTGCAGATATTGTCTATATGAGAGCTGCTGAGATGTACCTGATTGAAGCAGAATCAGAAGCGAGAAACGGAAATCCGGCACAGGCAGTAGCAATTTTAAATCAATTGAGATCAGCAAGAAATGCTAATGTATATAGCGGACCACTTGCACAGAATGATGTGGTGAATGAAATCTTGATCGAGAGAAGAAAAGAATTATTTGGAGAAGGATTTGCACTTTCAGATATTATCAGAACACAGGGAACAGTGGAAAGAAAACCGTTTGTAGATGCGGATGGAAAGCCTATCAAAGTTCAGATAACAACACCAAACGGAACTATAAAAACGGTTGATGGTAGAGGTCATTCAATCTTTGATCTTCCTAATAAGAAAGCATTTACTCCGAACAGTAATTATTATTTATTCAGCATTCCACAGAAAGAAATTGAAAATAATCCCAATTTATAA
- a CDS encoding SusC/RagA family TonB-linked outer membrane protein — MINKNLINSKVWIPPVAAFFLGIVSVSAQNSKPKKDTLKEKEIDEVVVVAYGKAKRNSYTGSVATLSGDKINNRPITNITKALDGQIAGVQTTGASGQPGALSTIRIRGIGSVSASSDPLFVVDGIPFDGNINAISPNDIESISVLKDATASALYGSRGANGIIIITTKSGKKGESKVNLNISQGFSGRAVKDYEQVNTDQYFQLYWEAMRNGYQSDKVNAQQAGQMATDNIVSALGINPYGVNYSKPVGTDGKLLPGATPLWNDDWRDILQRVASRNQVDLDISGGSEKSNYFFSLGYLDDKGMAIESGFKRYNTRLKINSEVKKWLNVGVNLSYTNSLQQAPTSSDSKASNIINAARFVPSFYPYYERNADGSYVLDADGNRIYDFGKYRPTVALQNQNAAASLPLDKNENKEDNFSGKGFMEFTFFPELKFKTSFSVDLVNYNGHYYTNPLLGQGIDTGGSVTKSNTRTLSYTTSNILTYDKKFGKHHINVLAGQEFYKYDYQTISGTRNRFGLPYYYEPDAASLLVDFGGNSDKLSLLSYLGKVEYDFNNTYFLSASGRADGSSRFSKDNRWGRFWSVGASWKISNEEFIKNLNFFNQLTLRASYGGQGNDKLLRPNGQPLYYAYQELYKTFNLGGESGTTLEKTGTPDLKWETNLNLNVGLEFAILNNRIKGNIEYFKRESQDLLFNVPVAPSIGISDYPANIGTIQNTGFELSLFTTPVRTDNFQWNVDVNLSTLNNKITKLPKGPLVVGQTKMLREGGSVYDFYIQEWAGVDPSNGNPLWKTISQDANGNIVEGTTSEYAKATKILQGSALPKLTGGVNTSIAYKNFDFSALLTFKIGGKILDTDYTSVLHNGSSGGRAWGVEMLNRWTPENTNTDVPALSTRTNNWTSNSTRFLYSGTYARLKNVSLGYTLPSDYFEKIGLKKFRIYVQAENLLTFYKHKGMDPEQALDGTTYYRYPAMRTITFGLQATL, encoded by the coding sequence ATGATTAATAAAAATTTAATTAATTCTAAAGTTTGGATTCCACCGGTTGCTGCATTTTTCTTGGGAATTGTCAGCGTAAGTGCGCAGAATTCCAAGCCGAAAAAAGATACACTTAAAGAAAAGGAGATTGATGAAGTAGTGGTGGTAGCCTATGGAAAAGCTAAAAGAAACAGCTATACCGGTTCTGTGGCAACTCTTTCTGGGGATAAGATCAATAACAGACCTATCACCAATATTACAAAAGCATTGGATGGGCAGATTGCCGGAGTTCAGACTACAGGAGCTTCAGGACAACCGGGAGCGTTATCTACTATTCGAATCCGAGGAATTGGTTCGGTAAGTGCTTCCAGTGATCCCTTATTTGTTGTTGACGGAATTCCTTTTGACGGAAATATAAATGCAATAAGCCCTAATGACATAGAATCCATCAGTGTTTTAAAAGATGCTACAGCAAGTGCATTATATGGTTCAAGAGGTGCGAACGGGATTATCATCATTACAACAAAATCCGGTAAAAAAGGAGAATCAAAAGTTAATCTTAATATTAGTCAGGGATTTTCTGGAAGAGCCGTAAAAGATTACGAACAGGTGAATACAGACCAGTATTTTCAATTATACTGGGAAGCTATGAGAAACGGATATCAGTCCGATAAAGTGAATGCACAGCAGGCAGGGCAGATGGCAACGGATAATATTGTTTCAGCTCTGGGAATTAACCCGTATGGAGTTAATTATTCAAAGCCTGTAGGAACAGACGGGAAATTATTGCCGGGAGCAACTCCTTTATGGAATGATGACTGGAGGGATATTTTGCAAAGAGTAGCTTCCAGAAATCAGGTGGATCTGGATATTAGTGGTGGAAGTGAAAAAAGTAACTATTTCTTTTCATTGGGGTATCTTGATGATAAAGGAATGGCCATTGAGTCTGGGTTTAAAAGATACAATACCAGATTAAAGATTAATTCTGAGGTGAAAAAATGGTTGAATGTTGGGGTGAATTTAAGTTACACAAATAGCCTTCAGCAGGCTCCAACCTCTTCGGATTCCAAGGCTAGTAACATTATCAATGCTGCGAGATTTGTTCCATCATTTTATCCTTACTATGAAAGAAATGCAGACGGATCTTATGTACTTGATGCTGATGGAAACAGAATTTATGATTTCGGAAAATACAGACCTACTGTAGCTCTTCAGAATCAAAATGCTGCAGCAAGTCTCCCTTTAGATAAAAATGAAAATAAAGAAGATAACTTTTCGGGGAAAGGGTTCATGGAGTTTACATTCTTTCCGGAATTGAAGTTCAAAACCAGCTTTTCTGTTGATTTAGTTAACTATAACGGACATTATTATACCAATCCGCTTCTTGGACAAGGAATTGATACTGGAGGTTCGGTGACGAAATCCAATACAAGAACGCTTTCTTATACTACGAGTAATATTCTGACCTACGATAAGAAATTTGGAAAGCACCACATTAATGTTCTAGCAGGACAGGAATTTTATAAATATGATTATCAGACTATTTCCGGGACAAGAAACCGTTTTGGCTTACCATATTACTATGAGCCGGATGCCGCTTCTTTATTGGTAGATTTTGGTGGAAACAGTGATAAATTAAGCCTGTTAAGTTACCTTGGAAAAGTTGAATATGATTTTAATAATACCTATTTCCTATCGGCTTCAGGTAGGGCAGATGGTTCTTCAAGATTCAGTAAAGATAACAGATGGGGAAGATTCTGGTCTGTAGGTGCTTCATGGAAAATTTCGAATGAAGAGTTTATCAAAAATCTGAATTTCTTCAACCAGTTAACGCTACGTGCGAGTTATGGAGGACAAGGAAATGATAAATTATTGAGACCCAATGGACAGCCGCTTTATTACGCTTATCAGGAATTATACAAAACCTTTAATCTGGGTGGAGAATCTGGAACAACACTGGAGAAAACAGGTACGCCGGATCTAAAATGGGAAACCAATCTCAACTTAAACGTAGGATTAGAGTTTGCCATTTTGAATAACAGAATTAAAGGAAATATCGAATATTTTAAAAGAGAAAGCCAGGATCTTCTGTTCAACGTACCGGTTGCTCCGTCTATAGGAATCAGTGATTATCCTGCGAATATCGGAACAATACAGAATACAGGTTTTGAACTTTCATTATTCACCACACCCGTTAGAACGGATAATTTTCAGTGGAATGTAGATGTTAATCTGAGTACTTTAAATAATAAAATAACCAAATTACCTAAAGGACCTCTTGTTGTAGGACAAACCAAGATGCTGAGAGAGGGAGGTTCCGTATATGACTTTTATATCCAGGAATGGGCGGGTGTAGATCCTAGTAACGGAAATCCGTTATGGAAAACAATTTCTCAAGATGCCAATGGAAATATAGTTGAGGGAACAACTTCTGAATACGCAAAGGCAACAAAAATATTGCAGGGTTCTGCATTACCTAAGCTAACGGGAGGGGTTAATACAAGTATTGCCTATAAGAACTTTGATTTTTCGGCATTGCTGACGTTTAAGATTGGTGGAAAAATCTTAGATACAGATTACACTTCTGTTTTGCATAACGGAAGCTCTGGAGGACGTGCATGGGGTGTTGAAATGTTGAACAGATGGACCCCGGAAAATACCAACACAGATGTTCCTGCCTTAAGTACAAGAACAAATAACTGGACTTCAAACTCTACAAGATTTTTATACTCTGGAACTTATGCAAGACTTAAAAATGTGAGTTTAGGATATACACTTCCGTCAGATTATTTTGAAAAAATAGGGCTTAAGAAATTCAGAATTTATGTTCAGGCAGAGAATCTTCTGACATTCTATAAGCACAAGGGAATGGATCCTGAGCAGGCATTAGATGGTACAACGTACTATAGATATCCTGCGATGAGAACCATTACATTTGGTCTTCAGGCAACTCTTTAA
- a CDS encoding type II 3-dehydroquinate dehydratase, with the protein MKVLIINGPNLNLLGTREPEIYGTVSMEAYLENLKSEFHSHELKYYQSNIEGEIINRLQEDDFDAVVINPGAFTHYSYAIADCLKNIRKPKIEVHISNIYKREEFRQKSVTAANTDAVLSGFGMDGYRLALLSLK; encoded by the coding sequence ATGAAAGTTTTGATTATAAACGGGCCTAATTTAAATCTTCTAGGCACAAGAGAACCTGAAATCTATGGCACAGTTTCCATGGAAGCTTATTTGGAGAATTTAAAATCTGAGTTTCATTCTCACGAATTAAAATATTACCAGTCTAATATTGAAGGAGAAATCATCAATAGACTTCAGGAGGATGATTTCGATGCCGTAGTGATCAATCCCGGAGCATTTACTCATTATTCTTATGCGATAGCTGATTGTTTAAAGAACATTCGCAAACCTAAGATTGAGGTTCACATCAGTAATATTTACAAAAGAGAAGAATTCAGACAAAAATCTGTAACTGCAGCTAATACTGATGCGGTTTTGTCCGGATTTGGAATGGATGGATACAGGTTGGCTTTATTAAGTTTAAAGTAA
- the pckA gene encoding phosphoenolpyruvate carboxykinase (ATP) — MKNTKIIQDLEKLGIKGNYEVVYNPSYEELYQAEVSPENQGFEKAELTESGAVSVKTGIFTGRSPKDRYIVQDDVTRDTIFWDGKVNLPTTTEIFASCKELVLDQLADAKKIYVVDAFCGTNADTRLKVRFIVEVAWQAHFVTNMFIRPSHYELESFGEPDFTVINGSKTTNPNWEAQGLNSENFVMFNLTEKLQIIGGTWYGGEMKKGMFAMMNYYLPLKGMASMHCSANVGEKGDVALFFGLSGTGKTTLSADPKRYLIGDDEHGWDNNGVFNYEGGCYAKVIDLSEEKEPDIFRAIKRDALLENVVINNGVADYTDGSITENTRVSYPIYHINKIVLPSKAGHAKKIVYLSADAFGVLPPVSILNEDQAQYHFLCGYTSKLAGTERGITEPQPSFSPAFGEAFLTLHPTMYSKTLIGKMKEHGAKAYLVNTGWNGTGKRISLKDTRAIIDAIIDGSIDNAPKTQVPIMNLEIPTELPNVSAGILDPRETYENASDWEEKAKDLASRYIKNFEQYCDTEEGKRLIPSGPQLQEQTI; from the coding sequence ATGAAAAACACTAAAATCATCCAGGATTTAGAGAAATTAGGGATTAAAGGAAACTATGAAGTAGTGTATAATCCTTCGTACGAAGAATTATATCAAGCTGAAGTTTCTCCTGAAAATCAGGGATTTGAGAAAGCTGAACTTACAGAATCTGGCGCGGTATCAGTAAAAACAGGAATTTTCACAGGTCGTTCACCTAAAGACAGATATATTGTTCAGGATGATGTTACAAGAGATACAATTTTCTGGGATGGTAAAGTAAACTTGCCAACTACTACAGAAATTTTTGCGTCTTGTAAAGAACTAGTGCTGGACCAACTTGCTGATGCAAAGAAAATTTATGTTGTAGATGCTTTCTGTGGTACAAATGCAGATACAAGACTTAAAGTAAGATTTATCGTTGAAGTAGCATGGCAGGCGCATTTTGTTACTAATATGTTTATCCGTCCTTCTCATTATGAGCTGGAAAGCTTTGGAGAGCCTGATTTCACTGTAATCAATGGTTCTAAAACAACAAACCCGAACTGGGAAGCTCAAGGATTGAACTCTGAAAACTTCGTTATGTTCAACCTTACTGAAAAATTACAGATCATCGGAGGTACTTGGTACGGAGGTGAAATGAAGAAGGGAATGTTCGCAATGATGAACTATTATCTTCCATTAAAAGGTATGGCTTCAATGCACTGTTCTGCAAACGTAGGAGAAAAAGGTGATGTTGCTTTATTCTTTGGTCTTTCTGGTACTGGAAAAACTACTTTATCTGCGGATCCAAAGAGATATCTTATCGGTGACGATGAGCATGGATGGGATAATAACGGAGTATTCAACTACGAAGGAGGATGCTACGCTAAAGTTATTGATCTTTCAGAAGAAAAAGAACCGGATATCTTTAGAGCAATCAAAAGAGATGCACTTCTTGAAAACGTTGTCATCAACAATGGAGTAGCAGATTATACAGACGGATCTATTACTGAAAATACAAGAGTTTCTTATCCAATCTATCATATCAATAAAATTGTATTACCATCTAAGGCTGGTCATGCTAAGAAGATCGTTTATCTTTCAGCAGATGCATTCGGAGTACTTCCTCCAGTTTCCATCTTGAATGAAGATCAGGCTCAATATCACTTCCTTTGCGGCTATACATCTAAATTAGCTGGAACTGAAAGAGGAATTACAGAACCTCAGCCATCTTTCTCACCTGCATTTGGTGAAGCGTTCCTTACCTTACACCCAACAATGTACTCTAAAACCTTGATTGGTAAGATGAAAGAGCACGGAGCTAAGGCTTACTTAGTGAATACAGGTTGGAATGGTACAGGAAAGAGAATTTCTTTAAAAGATACAAGAGCAATCATTGATGCAATCATTGACGGATCTATTGATAATGCTCCTAAAACTCAGGTTCCAATTATGAATCTTGAAATTCCTACTGAACTTCCAAACGTTTCTGCAGGTATCCTAGATCCTAGAGAAACTTATGAAAATGCTTCTGACTGGGAAGAAAAAGCAAAAGATCTTGCTTCAAGATATATCAAGAACTTTGAACAGTATTGTGATACTGAAGAGGGTAAAAGATTAATCCCTTCAGGACCTCAACTACAGGAGCAAACAATCTAA